From Synoicihabitans lomoniglobus, the proteins below share one genomic window:
- a CDS encoding SulP family inorganic anion transporter, with protein sequence MSEPTDQPVSVPPSAPARHRRWGRILRYWARGIWHGIDLDWFPGRRLFRRPPKSTFAADARAGINVALLAFPQSIAFSLIAGVPALMGLISSAVGATVGPFFSGTRFVVLGPTNATAILLLTGLAASGLPAEQRMLALPLFVLMVGFFLVVGALARASMLINYISRSVITGYITAAAALIFVNQFQNILGFRTTGGSTFLGILQETIRLLPQTHWPELVMAAATLALSQALSRWAPKIPSIVATLVLTGLVGLGFKYIDWHIAYLETFRLTNFRFFPGIFDFQLVGNLAAPALALAFVSILEGSSIGKTVASRAGHRFVVNQEMYAMGMANLATAACGGMNASGSLTRSVLNDMSGARSPLANVISGLVVLVLLFCVGPLIKFIPKAALAVLVMGIACSLINRRNLLLALRTTRSDTIVFVVTFVSSLLFTIDAAIYLGAFTSIMLFLKKAGNPELVEYNFNPEGQLAELPTPNRRNVPGISILHAEGDLFFGSTEIFTQQIREVIRDPSIKVVILRLKNARNLDATAAIAIEEFHDFLKKSKRQLLISGAGREITRVLRNSGFIDRLGEENFFREVPANPTLSTRDALKRATQVLGRRDAEIRIFVDQARKKKESDD encoded by the coding sequence GTGAGCGAACCGACCGATCAACCCGTTTCCGTCCCGCCTTCCGCGCCCGCCCGCCATCGTCGTTGGGGTCGTATCCTGCGCTATTGGGCGCGCGGCATCTGGCACGGCATCGACCTCGACTGGTTCCCCGGCCGTCGTTTGTTTCGCCGACCGCCCAAATCCACGTTCGCCGCCGATGCCCGCGCCGGCATCAACGTCGCGTTGCTCGCCTTCCCCCAGAGCATCGCCTTCTCCTTGATCGCCGGCGTGCCCGCCCTGATGGGTCTCATCAGCAGTGCCGTGGGAGCAACCGTTGGACCCTTCTTCAGCGGCACGCGTTTCGTGGTGCTGGGTCCGACCAATGCGACCGCGATTCTGCTGCTGACGGGACTCGCGGCCAGCGGTCTGCCTGCCGAACAACGCATGCTCGCCCTGCCGCTGTTCGTGCTGATGGTGGGGTTTTTCCTCGTCGTGGGCGCCCTCGCGCGGGCCTCGATGCTGATCAACTACATTTCCCGGTCGGTCATCACTGGCTATATCACCGCCGCCGCCGCGCTGATTTTCGTCAACCAGTTTCAAAACATCCTCGGTTTTCGCACCACCGGTGGATCGACCTTTCTCGGCATTCTGCAGGAGACCATCCGGCTCCTCCCGCAAACCCACTGGCCCGAGCTCGTCATGGCGGCTGCCACCCTGGCCTTGAGTCAGGCACTGAGCCGCTGGGCCCCGAAAATCCCCAGCATTGTCGCGACCTTGGTGCTGACCGGCCTGGTGGGGCTCGGCTTCAAATACATCGACTGGCACATCGCCTACCTGGAGACGTTTCGCCTCACCAACTTCCGGTTTTTCCCGGGCATCTTCGATTTCCAACTCGTGGGCAATCTCGCGGCCCCGGCCCTGGCGCTGGCGTTTGTTTCAATCCTCGAGGGCAGTTCCATTGGCAAGACAGTCGCGTCCCGCGCCGGCCACCGGTTTGTGGTCAATCAGGAGATGTATGCGATGGGCATGGCCAACCTCGCCACCGCCGCCTGCGGCGGCATGAACGCCTCGGGGTCGCTCACCCGCTCGGTGCTCAACGACATGTCTGGCGCCCGCTCGCCGCTGGCCAATGTCATCTCCGGCTTGGTCGTCCTGGTGCTGCTGTTCTGTGTCGGCCCGCTCATCAAATTCATTCCCAAGGCCGCGCTCGCCGTGCTGGTCATGGGCATCGCCTGCTCGCTCATCAATCGCCGCAACCTCCTGCTGGCGCTGCGCACCACGCGATCGGACACCATCGTATTCGTCGTCACGTTTGTCAGTTCCCTCCTGTTTACGATCGATGCCGCCATCTACCTCGGCGCGTTCACCTCGATCATGCTGTTCCTCAAGAAGGCCGGAAATCCGGAGCTGGTGGAATACAACTTCAACCCCGAGGGCCAACTCGCCGAACTGCCCACCCCCAACCGGCGCAACGTTCCCGGCATCTCCATCCTTCACGCCGAAGGCGACCTGTTTTTCGGTTCGACCGAGATCTTCACCCAGCAGATCCGCGAGGTCATCCGCGACCCGAGCATCAAAGTCGTCATCCTCCGCCTCAAAAACGCCCGCAACCTCGATGCCACCGCCGCCATCGCGATCGAAGAGTTTCACGACTTCCTCAAAAAATCCAAACGCCAGCTCCTCATTTCCGGCGCCGGCCGGGAGATTACGCGGGTCCTGCGCAACTCCGGCTTCATCGATCGCTTGGGTGAGGAGAACTTCTTCCGCGAAGTGCCCGCCAACCCCACGCTGTCAACTCGCGACGCGCTCAAACGCGCCACCCAAGTGCTGGGTCGGCGCGATGCCGAAATCCGCATCTTCGTGGACCAGGCGCGGAAGAAAAAAGAGTCCGACGACTAG
- a CDS encoding TonB family protein, whose protein sequence is MKRRLILGLLAIFLAGGAGMHGQDVGPEALSTSKPRYPFAMRRAGLSGDVTVAFVVDTQGRVRAPFIAEASHPAFRQSAIDAVMEWKFKPAMVDDKAVNARMRAPIHFRIIGEEENFGWRVIRPRTFSSEVPEAYRWDEAPVLEHFAPPVFPREAMMERRKGKVTVKFVVGPDGLVAGTLTSGKADDTIKAAAAAAVEIFRFTPATQQGVPCGAILHMDFDFKFGSKSDAPVTAEMKRLVKILKSSETAMPELKDLDEVPMAIYQRSPRIPPALAGSPGGGEATIEFVINRNGSAMLPRVVAATELAYGYAAAQAVADWQFAVPLIDGEPTDVRAVIPIKFTGN, encoded by the coding sequence ATGAAACGTCGGCTGATCCTCGGTTTGCTCGCGATATTTTTAGCCGGTGGTGCGGGGATGCACGGCCAAGATGTCGGACCTGAAGCCCTGTCGACTTCCAAACCCCGCTACCCTTTCGCCATGCGGCGGGCCGGTTTGAGCGGCGACGTGACCGTAGCTTTCGTGGTCGATACGCAAGGGCGGGTGCGAGCTCCGTTCATCGCGGAAGCGAGTCACCCGGCGTTTCGTCAAAGTGCGATCGATGCGGTGATGGAATGGAAATTCAAACCTGCCATGGTCGACGACAAAGCGGTCAACGCGCGGATGCGTGCGCCCATTCACTTTCGAATCATCGGTGAGGAGGAGAATTTTGGGTGGCGGGTCATACGACCGCGGACCTTCTCCTCCGAAGTGCCGGAGGCCTACCGTTGGGATGAGGCACCGGTGCTGGAACATTTTGCCCCACCGGTATTCCCCCGTGAGGCGATGATGGAACGCCGGAAGGGAAAGGTGACGGTCAAGTTCGTGGTCGGACCGGATGGATTGGTGGCGGGCACGCTGACCAGCGGCAAAGCGGATGATACGATCAAAGCAGCCGCAGCGGCGGCGGTGGAAATATTTCGATTTACCCCGGCGACTCAGCAGGGCGTGCCTTGCGGAGCCATCCTGCACATGGATTTCGATTTCAAATTCGGATCGAAGAGTGACGCGCCGGTAACGGCTGAAATGAAGCGGCTGGTCAAGATCCTGAAGTCATCCGAAACAGCGATGCCGGAACTGAAGGATTTGGACGAGGTGCCCATGGCGATCTATCAGCGCTCGCCCCGAATTCCCCCGGCATTGGCGGGCAGCCCCGGTGGGGGTGAAGCGACGATCGAGTTTGTGATCAACCGCAATGGTTCCGCCATGTTGCCGCGGGTCGTGGCGGCAACTGAACTCGCCTATGGTTATGCCGCCGCGCAGGCGGTGGCGGACTGGCAGTTTGCCGTGCCACTGATCGACGGCGAGCCGACCGATGTGCGGGCGGTGATCCCGATCAAATTTACGGGCAATTGA
- a CDS encoding VOC family protein produces MAENPPPPPHPALGQVAITVSDVTAAKTFYRDVIGLKFLFDAGPNLAFLQTGDVRIMLSTPQGHGEPGKNSTLYFKVTDIVTTHAAIVARGAADERAPALTAPMPDHDLWMGFVRDPDGNLVGLMEEVRPPVGR; encoded by the coding sequence ATGGCTGAAAATCCCCCGCCTCCCCCCCACCCTGCGTTGGGTCAGGTCGCCATCACGGTCAGTGATGTGACGGCCGCGAAGACGTTTTATCGCGATGTGATTGGGTTGAAGTTCCTCTTCGATGCCGGGCCTAATCTGGCGTTTCTTCAGACGGGCGACGTGCGGATCATGTTGTCGACGCCGCAGGGGCATGGAGAACCGGGCAAGAACTCCACGCTCTACTTCAAGGTGACGGACATCGTGACGACGCACGCCGCGATTGTGGCCCGCGGGGCGGCGGATGAGCGGGCACCGGCCTTGACGGCACCGATGCCGGATCATGATTTATGGATGGGATTTGTGCGTGATCCCGATGGCAATCTCGTGGGCCTCATGGAGGAAGTGCGTCCCCCGGTCGGTCGATGA
- a CDS encoding FKBP-type peptidyl-prolyl cis-trans isomerase, translating into MKSIIATIVIIAAVVGGLWWFTDQQNQRAQAEAEVARLAAIENTRAERLALFGEAALAEGIEWSDTGMGMLRIEEGTGSRPYPGAYVKFNYVVRLKDGVEVQRTEKPTEARIGQMVPGMSSGLQQMKTGGRAVLFIPPKLGYGGSAYGPIPANAGLIFEVELLPN; encoded by the coding sequence ATGAAGAGCATCATTGCAACGATCGTGATCATTGCCGCCGTGGTGGGCGGATTGTGGTGGTTCACCGACCAGCAAAACCAGCGGGCGCAGGCCGAGGCGGAAGTCGCCCGCCTGGCGGCGATCGAGAATACGCGGGCGGAGCGCCTGGCTTTGTTTGGCGAGGCGGCGCTGGCGGAGGGTATCGAGTGGTCCGACACGGGCATGGGCATGCTGCGAATCGAAGAAGGCACAGGGTCGCGACCCTATCCGGGTGCGTATGTGAAATTCAACTACGTCGTGCGGTTGAAGGACGGCGTCGAAGTGCAGCGCACGGAAAAGCCGACCGAGGCTCGGATCGGCCAGATGGTGCCAGGGATGTCATCGGGACTGCAGCAGATGAAAACCGGGGGGCGCGCGGTGTTGTTCATTCCCCCCAAGCTGGGTTACGGCGGTTCGGCCTATGGTCCGATTCCGGCGAACGCGGGGTTGATCTTCGAGGTCGAACTTTTACCCAATTAG
- a CDS encoding PEP-CTERM sorting domain-containing protein (PEP-CTERM proteins occur, often in large numbers, in the proteomes of bacteria that also encode an exosortase, a predicted intramembrane cysteine proteinase. The presence of a PEP-CTERM domain at a protein's C-terminus predicts cleavage within the sorting domain, followed by covalent anchoring to some some component of the (usually Gram-negative) cell surface. Many PEP-CTERM proteins exhibit an unusual sequence composition that includes large numbers of potential glycosylation sites. Expression of one such protein has been shown restore the ability of a bacterium to form floc, a type of biofilm.), protein MPIRILILFIVTCTSSLRAITLDVEWLIGSGSWNTGINWAGSILPTGTDSAVIDPLGSFSLVVTVDATTVVNDLQIGSNDTVSITNANSLTFDASSDSSVLNLLTNASLSLSSAGSLTNLIVSGGTLQVTGAGAINLSNSSANRIQGVSGSDVLNNQALIQGAGHLGNDSLTLVNSGTVSALYATNLVVNPDDTGGFTNTGTLQAAANANLQLTDGTFTNTVGQILAQNGATVLLNSGVTIVGGTLGTSGSGIIQTTGTNSLSGSINLSSGSTLRVLNASSLNLADTFTNSGTLELSSSGSLTNLIIASGGATLAGGTVALSNSSANRILSAVAGAHLTNACTIQGAGQLSVDTLQVTNTGTITALYSTALSIDPDDGTGFTNSGTINTAAGGVLTLLDGTFTNTNNIGTTDGTLNLGGGATISGGNLFSSGTGQIINVGSNILAGLTIPGGSVLKIPNATNLTLDGNITNHGAIEVTSSGAFTNLIVSSGGTTLSGTGTITFSGNPARIMGSGTPTLTNQTNTLRGYGSIGADDITIINQATIEANSSGNTLTIDPHDTGGLTNTGTLQSVNGGTLALSDGTFTNTSALIRAQSGSHLGVTSATIEGGNVDLGPSAQLELTSATLSNTQVTTATNSLISVNTGSSTLGGTVNLSATTELEILNTGTLILPSTGTYVNTGSITLNSGGSLTNLIVDGGNVSLSGGGSLVLENHPGNRIYGTNGGRLINNNNTISGGGQLGLNLMGFTNHGTVVANDATALVVDVSTDGLTNTGTLRADAGSTLSLSGSIVANAGGTLSTNGTGAIFSISDSAVTGGTLDSSIGGSLRSSGANTFDGITLTAASTLTILNASTATFASTLNNVGTVSLESSGSLTNFVIDSAGLSLSGGGTIALGARSANRIYGSSAGTTLTNLDNTVSGSGQLGVNVLQIDNRATIEATDSTVALTIDPSGTGVANQGTLQARNGATLVLSDGDFSNNTGTIKALDTARVEFSGVNIAGGQLQSAATAGLFNTSNSNYTNVSFDSETTFNIQNATTATFDGTLHNPGTVNLLSSGSLTNLVAGPGGLTLTGGGTITLSATGDRIFGSTASTTLTVQDQTLAGYGQLGVNQLHLVNQDTITANVSGQTLQLQLSNGLTNTGTIRAQSGGTLLLLGTNVTNTGGNLTADSGSDISLAGSTIHDGTLTGPVNFSGAASTLDGVTISTGSLLTVPNTISVYLKNSINHQGTFAITSSGSFTNLVIDAAGATLTGSGGTTQLTGTAARIYGADSATTLTVDSDQTIRGGGQLGANQLHLVNHGTITADSTTALTVDLSNPLNNSGTLEASGSGGLIFNDALNNNHNLIVRDDSSLTLGGHTFTQNTGEIEIEGGSFTAGTININGGSFNGHGSVFGPTTFAAATFSPHEGTLNFDSILTLNSDTTIRIEIGGTNATTDYGNVLADTLALSGDLQVRFTNSFQDTILATDTFTLFTATTGLTGTFDNLPIGTRLTSFDGLGSYAVTYHPLSVTLSDFQPIPEPSTWALMMTGGFMLILRNRRHRRP, encoded by the coding sequence ATGCCCATCCGTATACTCATACTATTCATTGTGACCTGCACGTCTTCGCTGCGCGCAATCACGTTGGATGTTGAGTGGCTCATAGGTTCGGGCTCGTGGAACACGGGAATTAACTGGGCGGGCTCCATTCTCCCCACGGGCACCGACTCCGCGGTCATCGATCCGCTGGGATCCTTCAGCCTCGTCGTCACCGTCGATGCCACGACTGTGGTCAACGACCTGCAAATCGGCAGCAACGATACGGTGTCGATCACCAACGCAAACAGCCTCACCTTCGATGCGAGTTCTGATAGCTCCGTATTGAATCTGCTCACAAATGCTTCACTGAGCCTTTCATCAGCCGGCTCACTGACGAATCTCATCGTCAGCGGTGGAACCCTCCAGGTAACGGGCGCTGGAGCGATCAACCTCAGTAACAGCAGCGCCAACCGCATCCAGGGCGTAAGCGGCTCGGATGTTCTCAACAATCAGGCGCTGATTCAGGGGGCGGGTCACCTCGGCAATGACAGCCTGACCCTCGTAAACTCCGGCACCGTTTCCGCTCTCTATGCCACCAACCTGGTGGTCAATCCCGACGATACCGGCGGCTTCACCAACACCGGCACCCTCCAAGCCGCCGCCAATGCAAACCTCCAGCTCACCGACGGCACGTTTACCAATACCGTTGGTCAGATTCTGGCCCAAAATGGCGCGACGGTCCTGCTCAACTCCGGCGTCACCATCGTTGGCGGCACCCTCGGCACCAGCGGCAGCGGCATTATCCAAACCACGGGCACGAATTCCCTCAGCGGGAGCATCAACCTTTCATCCGGGTCAACGCTGCGCGTGCTCAACGCCTCCAGCCTCAATCTCGCCGACACCTTCACCAACAGCGGCACCTTGGAGCTCAGCTCGAGTGGTTCATTAACCAACCTCATCATCGCCAGCGGCGGGGCAACCCTCGCGGGAGGAACGGTCGCGCTCAGCAACAGCAGCGCCAATCGCATTCTCAGCGCTGTGGCGGGTGCCCACCTCACCAACGCCTGCACGATTCAAGGCGCGGGTCAATTGTCCGTCGACACCCTGCAAGTCACCAATACCGGGACCATCACCGCGCTCTACAGCACCGCCCTGAGCATCGACCCCGACGACGGCACCGGCTTCACGAACAGCGGCACGATTAACACCGCCGCTGGCGGAGTGCTCACCCTCCTCGATGGCACCTTCACCAATACGAACAACATCGGCACCACCGACGGCACGCTCAATCTCGGCGGTGGCGCCACCATCTCGGGCGGTAACCTCTTCTCCTCCGGCACCGGCCAAATCATCAACGTCGGCAGCAACATCCTTGCCGGACTCACCATCCCCGGCGGTTCAGTTCTGAAAATCCCGAACGCGACCAACCTGACCCTCGACGGCAACATCACCAACCATGGAGCGATCGAGGTCACCAGCTCCGGCGCTTTCACCAATTTGATCGTGAGCTCCGGCGGCACCACGCTCAGCGGCACGGGCACTATCACCTTTTCCGGAAATCCCGCCCGTATCATGGGCTCCGGCACACCGACGCTGACCAATCAGACCAACACCCTGCGAGGCTACGGATCAATCGGGGCCGACGATATTACGATCATCAACCAGGCGACCATCGAAGCCAATTCCAGTGGCAACACGCTCACCATTGATCCTCACGATACCGGCGGACTGACCAACACCGGCACCTTGCAATCCGTCAACGGTGGCACCCTCGCGCTTTCCGACGGCACCTTCACCAACACCAGCGCCCTCATTCGCGCCCAGTCAGGTTCGCACCTCGGGGTCACCTCCGCCACCATCGAGGGCGGCAACGTCGATCTCGGCCCTTCCGCCCAACTGGAACTCACCAGCGCCACCCTATCGAATACCCAGGTCACCACCGCCACGAATTCCCTGATCAGCGTGAATACCGGCAGCTCCACGCTCGGCGGCACCGTCAACCTCTCCGCCACGACCGAACTGGAAATCCTAAACACCGGGACACTCATACTGCCTTCCACCGGCACGTATGTGAACACCGGCTCGATCACGCTCAATTCAGGCGGCTCGCTCACCAACCTCATCGTCGACGGCGGAAACGTCAGCCTCTCCGGCGGCGGCTCACTGGTTCTCGAAAATCACCCCGGCAACCGCATCTATGGCACCAACGGTGGGCGCCTCATCAACAATAACAACACCATCAGCGGCGGCGGCCAACTCGGCCTCAACCTCATGGGTTTCACCAACCACGGCACCGTCGTCGCCAACGATGCCACCGCCCTCGTCGTCGATGTCTCGACCGACGGCTTGACCAATACCGGAACCCTGCGGGCCGACGCCGGATCGACCCTCAGTCTCTCCGGTTCCATCGTCGCCAACGCCGGCGGCACCCTGTCCACCAACGGCACCGGCGCCATCTTTTCCATCTCCGACAGCGCGGTGACAGGCGGCACGTTGGATTCGTCCATCGGCGGCAGTCTGCGCTCCAGCGGCGCCAACACGTTCGATGGCATCACGCTTACGGCCGCATCGACCCTCACGATTCTCAACGCCTCCACCGCGACTTTCGCCTCCACCCTCAACAACGTCGGCACCGTGAGCCTCGAGTCCAGCGGCTCCCTCACCAATTTCGTCATCGACTCCGCCGGACTCTCCCTCTCCGGCGGCGGCACGATCGCACTCGGAGCCCGTTCCGCCAATCGTATCTATGGCAGTTCTGCCGGCACCACCCTGACCAACCTGGACAATACCGTCAGCGGCTCGGGTCAGCTCGGAGTAAACGTGCTCCAAATCGACAACCGCGCCACCATCGAAGCCACCGACAGCACCGTCGCCCTCACGATTGACCCCAGCGGAACCGGCGTCGCCAATCAGGGCACCCTGCAAGCCCGCAACGGCGCCACCCTGGTCCTCAGCGATGGCGACTTCAGCAACAACACCGGCACCATCAAAGCCCTTGATACCGCTCGGGTGGAATTCAGCGGCGTCAATATTGCCGGCGGCCAACTCCAGAGCGCCGCCACCGCCGGTCTCTTCAACACGTCGAACAGCAACTACACCAACGTCTCATTCGACAGCGAAACGACGTTCAACATCCAAAACGCCACGACCGCGACGTTCGACGGCACCCTGCACAATCCGGGCACGGTCAACCTGCTTTCCAGCGGCAGTCTCACCAATCTCGTCGCCGGGCCGGGCGGCCTGACCTTGACCGGCGGTGGCACGATCACGCTGAGCGCCACCGGCGACCGTATCTTCGGTTCAACCGCGAGCACCACCCTCACGGTTCAGGATCAAACCCTCGCGGGCTACGGCCAACTCGGCGTCAATCAGCTCCATCTGGTTAATCAGGACACCATCACCGCCAATGTATCCGGCCAAACGCTACAGCTACAGCTCAGCAACGGCCTGACCAATACCGGCACCATCAGGGCGCAATCCGGCGGCACGCTGCTCCTATTGGGCACAAACGTCACCAACACCGGCGGCAACCTCACCGCCGACTCCGGGTCGGACATCAGCCTCGCCGGATCGACCATCCATGACGGCACCCTGACCGGACCGGTCAATTTTTCGGGAGCGGCCAGCACGCTCGACGGCGTCACCATTTCGACCGGCTCCCTGCTCACGGTGCCCAACACCATTTCGGTTTATCTCAAAAACAGCATCAACCACCAGGGAACCTTCGCGATCACCTCCAGCGGCTCTTTCACCAACCTCGTCATCGACGCCGCCGGTGCCACGCTGACCGGATCCGGCGGCACGACTCAACTCACCGGCACCGCCGCGCGGATCTACGGCGCCGACAGCGCCACCACCCTGACCGTGGACTCCGATCAAACCATCCGCGGCGGAGGTCAACTCGGCGCCAACCAACTCCATCTGGTCAACCACGGCACCATCACCGCCGACAGCACCACCGCGCTCACCGTCGACCTGAGCAACCCGCTCAACAATAGCGGCACCCTCGAAGCCTCCGGAAGCGGCGGACTCATTTTCAACGACGCGCTGAACAACAACCACAACCTCATCGTTCGCGATGACAGTTCTCTGACCCTCGGGGGCCACACCTTCACCCAAAACACGGGCGAAATCGAGATCGAGGGCGGCTCCTTCACCGCTGGCACCATCAACATCAACGGGGGCTCCTTCAACGGCCACGGATCGGTCTTCGGTCCCACCACCTTCGCCGCCGCCACGTTCTCACCTCACGAAGGCACGCTGAACTTCGACTCCATTCTCACCCTCAACAGCGACACCACCATTCGCATCGAGATCGGCGGCACCAACGCCACCACCGACTACGGTAATGTGTTGGCAGATACGCTGGCGCTCAGCGGCGATTTGCAGGTGCGCTTCACCAACAGCTTTCAGGACACGATTCTGGCGACCGACACCTTCACGCTGTTCACCGCCACCACCGGCCTCACCGGCACTTTCGACAACCTGCCGATCGGCACCCGGCTCACGTCCTTCGACGGACTCGGCTCCTACGCGGTCACCTACCATCCATTGTCGGTCACGCTCTCCGATTTCCAACCCATTCCCGAGCCCTCCACCTGGGCGCTCATGATGACGGGCGGTTTCATGCTGATCCTGCGAAACCGCCGCCATCGTCGGCCCTAA
- the feoB gene encoding ferrous iron transport protein B produces MTGLKQKVGNYPGVTVERKIGTAYSQHGQPMTVIDLPGAYSLAARSPDEAVTRDVLLGRRADTQMPDRVVCIVDASNLERNLYLVHQILDLGRPVILVINMMDVAAASGLKIRIGRLEKQLGIPVIATQASRGQGVIELKLAMSRPDLPLPKHRWDIPAAISSAVAELQASLQDSDGKPPLIARAEALLLLTDQDPVRVSGSQPLSQRTAQILATWKKRWEDEGTDWSAMLVGARYEIIGELAADATEQSATTVTQNASDRIDAVVTHGIGGWLVLGAIMTTLFLSIFTLAEYPMDLIDSLVAALSDSVKNHMPPGDLRDLITDGAIAGVGGVVIFLPQILILFFFVGLLESTGYMARAAFIMDRLMSRVGLNGRSFIPLLSSYACAIPGIMATRTIENPKDRLVTILVAPFMSCSARLPVYLLMIAALVPSGDVPIMTKVGLMLLMYALGTFGAFGFAWVFKRTLLRGEPSLMIMELPPYRLPRIKDVFMQMLERGGLFLKRAGTIILGISIILWFLTAYPKAGPEASPGEQIAQSFAGQAGHFIEPVIKPLGFNWEIGIGLISSFAAREVFVSATSVVFNVEEDEENTAPLLAALHEATWPDGRQLFTPLVCLTLMVFYVFAMQCVSTVAVVKRETNSWRWPLFQIGYQTGFAWLLCLAIYQTGTALGY; encoded by the coding sequence ATGACCGGCCTTAAACAAAAAGTGGGCAACTATCCCGGTGTGACGGTGGAGCGTAAGATCGGCACTGCCTATTCCCAACACGGGCAACCGATGACCGTGATTGACCTGCCGGGGGCGTATTCCCTCGCTGCGCGGTCGCCGGACGAAGCGGTAACCCGCGATGTTCTTCTCGGCCGTCGGGCTGACACCCAGATGCCGGACCGGGTGGTTTGCATCGTCGATGCCTCCAATCTCGAACGAAACCTGTATCTCGTTCATCAAATACTCGACCTTGGCCGCCCCGTAATTCTCGTCATCAACATGATGGATGTGGCGGCGGCTTCGGGTCTCAAAATCCGTATCGGTCGGCTCGAAAAACAACTCGGTATTCCCGTCATCGCCACCCAAGCCTCCCGCGGTCAGGGAGTGATCGAGCTCAAACTCGCGATGAGTCGCCCGGATTTACCGTTGCCCAAGCATCGCTGGGACATTCCGGCGGCCATCTCCTCAGCCGTGGCTGAGCTCCAAGCCTCCCTCCAAGATAGTGACGGAAAACCACCTCTGATCGCCCGGGCCGAAGCGCTGCTTCTGCTCACCGACCAAGATCCTGTTCGCGTCTCAGGATCCCAACCGCTCAGTCAACGCACCGCTCAGATTCTCGCAACGTGGAAGAAGCGATGGGAGGATGAAGGCACGGATTGGTCCGCCATGCTGGTGGGAGCGCGTTATGAAATCATCGGTGAATTGGCCGCCGACGCCACGGAACAGAGCGCTACGACCGTCACCCAGAATGCCTCCGATCGCATCGATGCGGTCGTCACCCATGGCATCGGGGGCTGGTTGGTGCTGGGCGCGATCATGACGACCCTCTTTTTAAGCATTTTTACGCTGGCGGAGTATCCGATGGACCTCATCGACTCATTGGTCGCCGCCCTCAGTGACTCCGTTAAGAACCATATGCCGCCCGGGGATCTCCGCGATCTCATCACCGATGGGGCCATTGCCGGCGTGGGTGGAGTGGTAATTTTCCTGCCCCAGATTCTGATTCTATTCTTCTTTGTGGGTCTGCTCGAGAGCACGGGTTACATGGCCCGCGCCGCCTTCATCATGGATCGGCTGATGAGCCGGGTGGGACTAAACGGTCGATCATTTATCCCCTTGTTAAGCTCCTATGCCTGCGCGATTCCAGGCATCATGGCGACACGCACGATTGAAAACCCCAAAGATCGTTTGGTCACCATCCTCGTCGCTCCGTTCATGAGCTGTTCCGCGCGTCTGCCGGTATACTTGCTGATGATCGCCGCACTCGTTCCGTCTGGAGACGTGCCGATCATGACGAAAGTCGGACTCATGTTGCTGATGTATGCGCTCGGCACGTTTGGCGCATTTGGTTTCGCCTGGGTTTTTAAACGGACCCTGCTTCGAGGTGAACCCTCGCTGATGATCATGGAACTGCCGCCCTACCGGCTACCGCGAATCAAGGACGTTTTCATGCAAATGCTCGAACGCGGAGGCCTGTTCCTCAAACGAGCCGGCACCATCATCCTGGGCATATCCATCATTCTGTGGTTCCTGACTGCTTATCCCAAAGCCGGACCGGAAGCCTCTCCGGGAGAACAAATCGCCCAAAGCTTCGCCGGCCAAGCGGGCCATTTCATCGAGCCGGTCATCAAACCTTTGGGATTTAATTGGGAAATTGGCATTGGCCTGATCAGCTCGTTCGCTGCGCGCGAGGTTTTCGTAAGTGCGACCAGCGTGGTCTTCAACGTGGAGGAGGACGAAGAAAACACCGCTCCTCTGTTGGCCGCTCTCCACGAGGCCACATGGCCCGACGGTCGCCAACTGTTCACTCCGTTGGTTTGCCTCACTCTCATGGTGTTTTACGTTTTTGCCATGCAATGCGTGAGCACCGTCGCCGTAGTGAAACGCGAAACCAACTCATGGCGTTGGCCCTTGTTTCAAATCGGCTATCAAACCGGGTTCGCCTGGCTGCTTTGCCTGGCCATTTATCAAACCGGAACCGCCTTGGGTTATTGA